AATTTTAAAGCAGCGAAAATGTTAAAAGTTGATTTTGACGCACAGCAAGGGCACAAATCGAAGCAATTTGATCAAGACTCAAATGAAGATTTGTACATTATCACCCCTATTATTACAGCAGCACTGTCATCATCCCTCTAAAGTGTAGATTGGTTGTCGTAAACACTCGTGAACTGAAATACTTCGAGCCACTGCATAGTTCTTGCCATCGTTTCCGCTACTTCAGATTTGTGTCGATTATTTCAACATCAACGGCTTTCGACAGAGTCGCTCAATCATCACCAAAGATCTGATGTTAGGAGTCAGCGTCTTTGCCGATATCAATATGCGTCGTCGACGACTCACCTCAGACATCGCAGCCTTGCTACCAGGCTTGTTCGCCAAAAATCCTTTGAGGCCCGATTTCAATCCCGGCTGCTTCTCAACCACTTCCTTAAGCTGTTCTTTAGGCAGCTGCAATAAAGCCCCAAAACTGGCAGGAGCAATTCTCTTGGCAAGCATAATGAAGCCGTCCCAGAGTTGGGGGATCTCCCAGATCTTTTTGGTAACAAGTTTGGGAAGGATGTGATTTGCAATGAAGGGCGCAAGGGACTTGTAGGTAGTAACCACTTGGATAATGGTTCGAACAAAGATGAGGGGGATAGTAGAAAGATCGGCAATGCGAGACATGGCGTTGGCAAGTACGTCGGATCGGAAAACCGTGGTCATAGAGAAACATATGCCGATAGCTACTCTTCGTCAGTTGCTGGTTCATCACGTAACGGAAGGGTTTACCTTCAATAGTCAACTTCAAGGGGGCGCCTTCTTGATGCAATGCGACCATCAGATCAGATGGAGTCATCTTTTGAAGCATGGAAGCGAAAGCAGTCTTGACCATGTCTTTGGAATTTGCGTCTCCAAGAAGGGACACAATTCGAGGGAGTTGTTTTTCGATTTCAGCCTACAGAGTCATCAGCTGATGACCTAACAGATGGCATCTTAATCTGGTCCACTGACCTTGTCCAAATCTCCTACAATCGGTATCACGAATCTTGGATCCAAATCTCTTTCACTTAGcaatgtcttcatcaaagTTACCAGCGTCTTGCTTCCCTCTGCGCTTAGCACTCCAACAACGCGCATTACCAATTTGTCAGCTCCGTTAGGGAACTTTCGCAGAATCTCCAGTAGCTTTTCAGTGGCACCCAGACTTTGGATCAGTGGCATCAGCTGTGCTTCTACAACGTCTTGCACTGCAGGCTCAAGGCGGGGATAAAGCCTGAATATGTCGTCTAACAGATCTTGCTTTCGCTTCGCAAGGGCGAAAGCCAACTCCACATGCTGTTGCACGTTGTCCGCATTAGGTTCTCCCAAGAACTTCGACTGGATCTTTTCATCAGCTTGTTCGCCCTCCTCCATATCCACGTCTTCGCTCTTGACGTCATCATTGGCGAGTCGCCAAAGAACTCCGAGCGCATATTTGGTAAGAAATGGCATCATTGGGGAATCATTACCCCATCGCCGGACGGTGGTAATGATCGCCATTACGCGAATTTTCCTGTCAGGATGTGTACAAAGCTCTAATAAGGTTTGTAGAGCTTGAGGTCTGACGGGTGGCCTGACCTCTACAATATCTCGCAAAGCCAGAAACCCCACAAGAGCCCTTTCAGGTTCTTGACAAATCGTCTCGAGAGTCgagatgagagaaggggGAATTGCGGGAAGCGTCAGGATAAAGGTTGAAAGAGATTTATCTTTTGAGTCAACCTTTGGGAGGTAGGCAGTTACGATAGCTTCGAGGTTGGACAGATATTGGCCTGGCGAGGAAACACCGATCTTTTCATTATACCATTCTTCGTTAAGCCACACCGAAGCAAATTTTGATCTGCAGTCCGTCAGCTTAATTTTTCTCCAGTGAGCCCTTCAACTTACCGATTAGCAAAGTCGGCAATGATGAAATCGCAGATgaccttcctcttcacatCTGCCCCCCTTGTTGCTAACCGGGCTAGTAAAAGCATCCACATTTCTTTCGGCTTTACTGCCAACTTCGTTGCATCAGAATCTTTAGGGTCCGGGAGACTCGCGAGGTCTGCACCTGTTTGCCATATTCGTTCAATTGTATCTGTAAAAATGAACTCCTTGTCCGACGGGTCAAGAGGTTCAGGGGCAGGAAGAACGAAATCCGTGAAGGACGttggttcttcttcttccataaGTGGTTCTGGGCCATCCATCTATCTCGGTTGTCAGGACATGATGGCGAGGCTGCAACTaggggaaaggagggaacTGACCAATAaatcgtcatcgtcatcctccatATCCAACGGATTCAagatctcttcttcttcttcttccttgacgatACCGCTGACACCCAATGCGGCTGCCAAAAGCGGCTGAGCATCGGCAGAATTTTCTTGCAGAGCTCGTTTTGCATTCTATCTCGGATCAGGTTCTGTGCAGTCCAGCCTCAAAAGACGAACTTACCTCTATGGTCCCAGTGAGCAGCTCCAAGCTCACACTCCTTAAGCTGCTGAGGACTACCTCTACCATCTCTTCGAGCCTCATCCCGCTCACATCAATCTCAGGTCCTTTGCCCATTCCACTTCCCACGCCTACCAGGCCGTCCAATCTGGCCCGTTTGGCTGCTTGCTCGCTTGACTCGGCCTCAAATGCAGCCTCCGGATCAATTGTATGTTTGAGATTTTGACGGCGCTCTTTACGAGCCGAAGCCTCGCCTATGAAAGCGGCCTCCATCCTAGCTTTTTGGCGAACAAGGGCGTCGTTAAGTTGGGCAGCGTGCGCCGACAAAGGGGGGTGGCGAAGCAAATGACTGATCGCAATTCTCACGGTTTTATCGACTGCTCGGATTTCCATCGCTGATCTGCCGGCAGCTACTAGGGCAGAGGGCGTCCAGCTCGCTAGAGAATGCACAACAAGGGGAGCAAGGGTAGGTCGCATTTTCGCTATAGCCGGAAGGGTATTTATaagtggatgaagaatggcaggttctgaagaagagtacaGATGGGTTACGAGCTGtgtctgaagaagagtcccctccttttcaatgTCGGACGCAGATAAACAACCGTTGGGCACAATGTGCGACACGTTCACATCATTGCTTCCTGCTCCCCTTTGCGGTAACTGTAAAACTATCAGAAACAAACCCGTCAACGGGGATAAACGTACTCTAGGATCTGATCCGGCAGCTCTCGTAGCAGCCAACAGGACTCTCTGCACGAATTTCCACGCCACAGCCTTGATGCCGACATTAAATGGTCGCGCATTCGGGTCCAAAGCAAACGAGATAATCTTCGATTTCGCCACATTGAACAGATCCAAGACTTGTTGACTTGGCCTGGAAGTAGCAAGTAGCCGAAAAAGTATCGGGTATATGGTGGACAATATAGGAATGACAGCCTTAATCGTCGGTACCGAGTCCGAGTGAAGAAGTTTATTCAGTGCCGTCAAACAATATTGAGCGACTGTCATGTCAGACGATCTTCAGCATTTGGATGATGTCTTGCTTTTTACTACGTACCATGCAATTTTACATCCAGCATTAATCCACTCCTTCCGACTGTTAAAGCAATCATGTCCAGCGTCCAAAACCGCAACAGCgaatctcctccttctgtGATGAGTCCCAACAAGCGCGGTATCACTTCTGGAAGCCTTTCCGGATGTTCTTCAAATCTTTGAGCCGCATTTTGAAGGCCTTCTCGTTGTTCTGGTGACTCTGAATCAAGAGCAAGGGCAGCATTGAGGGCTTGCTGGGGGTCCGTAGGCGGTTGAAGAGTTGGCTGCTCGTCTGTGAGCTGGAGGGCTTTGGTCGGGTCATCATCAGCGTAGAGGGACATGATTGGAAGGCAGGGGACAGTTCCTTGCTCCTTGAagggatgatggaagaaggaagtgtGGTGAAACACAGAATACAAGCTGTTTCTTGTTGCCCAACAGAGCTATTATGGACGTCAATGCTTCAATTATTGCAGCAGGTGCTGAAATGATAATAGGCATGCTTTTAAAAAACAAGGGCCTATTTCTAGCATAATTAGGCGCGAAGTGAAAGGTGATGGTGTGGCCGGCCCTGACCCTCGTTCAAGGAGGAGGCCGACGACTGCTGCTCACTCCTCGTCAGCGCAGCTTGCTATCAGCCATTTTGATCCGATCCTGTCtattcatcttttcccattcaaGGTCGATTCAAGACATCTTTAATTCAGCATGGTTAGAAGCCCCTTGCCACTTAGCATGATGTTTATAGCTTATCATAAATTTTCAATCTTGTAGGCTGCCAATTCTCAAGGGATTCAGACGTTGCTCGAAGCCGAGAAGGAGGCTGCCAAGGTCGTGCAGAAGGCTAGACAGTGTATGTGTCTCGACTTACAAGATGGGTTCAAGTAACCTTGAACATCTTCGCACGTGGGATGCTGATGAACCACTCGCTGGTGATATAGATCGAGTGCAAAAGCTCAAGGATGCTAGGTCCGAGGCTGCtaaggagattgaagcCTACAAGgccaaaaaggaagaggagttcAAGAGATTTAAGTCCGAGGTAAGTTGATACTTATTGTTTCAGTAATATTTGGCAGGCAACAGTCGCCACTGCGAATTGCAATATTGCGACCAGATGCCGTTGGCCTCCTTTATCACAGCATCAACTGACGCGTGAGTTTGCCCAGCACACCTCTCAAACATCAACTTCTCAAACATCTATCGATTCTACCACAAAGACCCAACTTTCTCAACTGGATGATGCCGTCgcgaagaacaaggagaaggtcatcaagaagattgtcaGCAGGGTTCTCCAGTCGGAACCTCATTTGCATCCCAACCtgaagaagcttgaggCGTAGAATTTGTATGATATAGCTTTTAAAATGTGATTGTATGCTTTAGTGTGAATCCTtggtgggaagggaaatAGAAAAGACTTGTTACATTTACAAATGATCTAACTATTCTATCCTTGCATCTCTAcgtcctcatcgtcctccacATCATTCATGGCCGGCGTCACGCCCTTCTTTTCGAGCTCTTCCAAAAGTTCCGCCACATGCGCACCGATTCCCTCATCCAAATAGTCCTCATCTGCATAAAGCTTGGCGCACTCTATCAAAGACCGCATAGCTTCACTCAGACATTCTGCTGCTGACATTGGCTCTTCTGGCTCTTCGTGCTCTTCACCGGGAGTGGACGTAGGCGCGGGGTCTGCTGGGATCAATGCCGGATTTTCTATGAGAGCCTCTGCTCTTAAGTAAAGTGCCCATCCTTCGAGGTAAGCACCCTCAACATTGAGAATATCCTCTTCGCGGACGGTGGAGACGATATCAAGGGCGGCAAGATGCTCGTGATGTTCGAGAAGTAAACGCGCGAGAGCAAGTCGAGCGGGTAGGGGAGGCAATATAGGGTCAAAAGGCTCTCTACCCTCGAAATCATTGTACAGGCCCATGGCAATTGCTTTTGCTTCGTCAAATCTGGATTGTGACATCCTTATACTTGCCAAAGAAAGTCTAGCCTCTGGGTCGTTAGGAAGAATGGACAATGCACGAGAAATCAGGGCGTCGCAATTTCCTTCGGCGGATTCCTCCATACTGCAGACAGGTTTAGTTCCCAAGCGCTAACATGCCTAAAAACAGTTATTGACGTACCATAAATCGGACATCCAAATCTCGATCATTGCAAGCAACGCATTCACGgccatctttctctcttcagccacatcatcctcaacttcctccacccctAAGGcttgctttcctttccccctGGCATTCACTTCGGCGCCTCCAATTATTTTTTCCAGCATGGCAGCAGCGGTGGTGTAGTAACCCAAAGCTTCTTGGGGGTTCTCGGCCGATTGGGCCAAATAGAgataaggagaaggatgagtaGGAGCTTCAGGAACATGGGGAGGGAGCAACTGAATAAGACACTCCCGCCCACGCTCTGCGTCGCCTCCTTCGAGTTCTGCAATACCGAGGAGCTCTTTGGCTTCTGCGTGAGTAGGTTCTACTTCCAGCGCTCGCTCGAGAAACTTGATAGCGAGCTCGAAGTTCGACTGCGCAAGAAGAGTATGTGCTTTGTCTTCATACGTATGTCAGCATAGCTCCACGCACTTATATGAAGCTCAAGGAGCGTACCGATAAGGCTGGCGGCATCGTGAGGCTGATCAGAGGCCGGAGGAGGGGGTGCTTTTTTAGAGCCGGTTGAAGATCGCCCTCCCTTTTTTGACCGAGTCATTTTGGTCTCTTAAGTATAATGGCGTTATCTGTGATTCAGGGAATATAATTACAAACAAAACGTCGAGATGTGATCAAGGTTGACAAAAGTCGTTACTGTTGGGTCGTCAGCATCACGAGATGGCCACCGTTGGTCGTTACTTGAAAAACAATAATTATTCAAATGTCACGTGACTCAATTGACTATCTCTGGTGCCTTACGCCTATCGCTGCAAGTTGCTACGTATCGATGAGGCGTTGAACTTGTCAACATTTACCACCGACACTCGCCTGGATCTTTGTTTTCGTTCAGCCCTTGTAAGGTGTACGATTCAGGGATTTTGAAGCAACGTTTCCCTAGTGTGTACCTTCAAGAAACAAATATCAGATCTGCCCGATAACCATACCTCACTAGCTCAATCGGAGCGGACGTGTCATGCCCACCAACCCCTTGGAAGCCGAGGCTTACGAGCTCCCACAGCTATCCCA
This DNA window, taken from Cryptococcus tetragattii IND107 chromosome 6, whole genome shotgun sequence, encodes the following:
- a CDS encoding V-type ATPase, G subunit, producing the protein MAANSQGIQTLLEAEKEAAKVVQKARQYRVQKLKDARSEAAKEIEAYKAKKEEEFKRFKSEHTSQTSTSQTSIDSTTKTQLSQLDDAVAKNKEKVIKKIVSRVLQSEPHLHPNLKKLEA